Proteins from a genomic interval of Microbacterium esteraromaticum:
- a CDS encoding pseudouridine synthase, whose protein sequence is MASPLPVRDGVGATRLHLPMQGPWPTIGAYMAERFFHLDPERLLARFDRGEIVARDGTALTRETPLGAHEFVWYYREPPVERDIPFEVEVLHQDGDLVVADKPHFLPTTPGGKYLQNSALVRLRNLLEIPELTPIHRLDRATAGLLMFSVRPETRGAYQLLFENRRVEKVYEAVSALPEGWNPASPALGGQPFPIVYRNHIEKLRGNVCVRVDAEREPNSETLIELITADDRVVHTRLRPHSGKMHQLRVHLSALGAGILNDGFYPELLPETPDDFEKPMQLLARELRFTDPLSGVPREFVTRRMLQDAPAA, encoded by the coding sequence ATGGCTTCGCCCCTGCCGGTGCGCGACGGCGTCGGTGCGACCCGCCTGCATCTGCCGATGCAGGGTCCGTGGCCGACGATCGGCGCGTACATGGCCGAGCGCTTCTTCCATCTCGACCCCGAACGTCTCCTGGCCCGCTTCGACCGCGGTGAGATCGTTGCCCGCGACGGCACCGCGCTCACGCGCGAGACGCCGCTGGGTGCGCACGAGTTCGTCTGGTACTACCGGGAACCGCCGGTGGAGCGCGATATCCCCTTCGAGGTCGAGGTGCTGCACCAGGACGGCGACCTGGTCGTGGCCGACAAACCGCACTTCCTGCCGACCACTCCCGGCGGCAAGTACCTGCAGAACTCTGCCCTCGTACGACTGCGCAATCTGCTCGAGATCCCCGAACTCACCCCGATCCACCGCCTCGACCGGGCCACGGCCGGGCTACTGATGTTCTCGGTGCGCCCCGAGACCCGCGGCGCCTACCAGCTGCTGTTCGAGAACCGGCGGGTCGAGAAGGTCTACGAAGCCGTCTCTGCCCTGCCCGAGGGCTGGAATCCGGCATCCCCCGCCCTGGGCGGGCAGCCGTTCCCGATCGTGTACCGCAACCACATCGAGAAGCTGCGGGGCAACGTCTGCGTGCGGGTGGATGCCGAACGCGAGCCGAACTCCGAGACGCTGATCGAACTGATCACTGCGGACGACCGCGTCGTGCACACGCGGCTGCGTCCGCACAGCGGCAAGATGCACCAGCTACGCGTGCATCTGTCGGCGCTCGGCGCCGGCATCCTGAACGACGGTTTCTACCCCGAGCTGCTACCCGAGACGCCCGACGACTTCGAGAAGCCGATGCAGCTGCTGGCCCGTGAGCTGCGCTTCACCGACCCGCTGAGCGGCGTACCGCGCGAGTTCGTCACCCGCAGGATGCTGCAGGACGCACCGGCTGCGTGA
- a CDS encoding MarR family winged helix-turn-helix transcriptional regulator: MDEADEVDRIVGAWNTQRPDLDFSPLEVLSRVDRLSRHLDRARRDVFHRSDIEPWEWDVLSALRRAGSPFQLSPKQLLQQTLVSSGTMTNRIDRLVGRRFVRRQADPADGRSVLVTLTDDGRVRVDAAITRLVDAEAELLSALPRAERERLAGLLRKLSLSFDT; encoded by the coding sequence ATGGATGAGGCGGATGAGGTGGATCGCATCGTCGGTGCGTGGAACACTCAGCGCCCCGACCTGGACTTCTCGCCGCTCGAAGTGCTCTCGCGTGTGGATCGACTCTCGAGGCATCTCGATCGCGCACGTCGCGATGTGTTCCACCGCAGCGACATCGAACCGTGGGAGTGGGATGTGCTCTCGGCGCTGCGCCGCGCCGGGTCTCCCTTCCAGCTCTCGCCGAAACAGCTGCTGCAACAGACCCTGGTCTCGAGCGGAACCATGACCAACCGCATCGACCGCTTGGTCGGTCGGCGCTTCGTGCGACGGCAGGCCGACCCCGCCGACGGCCGCAGCGTGCTGGTCACGCTCACCGACGACGGCAGGGTGCGCGTGGATGCCGCGATCACCCGCCTGGTGGATGCCGAGGCCGAGCTGCTGAGCGCTCTGCCGCGCGCAGAGCGCGAACGCCTCGCCGGCCTGCTGCGCAAGCTCAGTCTGAGCTTCGACACGTGA
- a CDS encoding ribose-phosphate diphosphokinase → MGQKKKRVALDVQNGVAPGLIAKTKKRLVVAGGRSHPELTAAVAAALGQEVAPVEHRTFASGEIYARFEVSIRGCDLFIVQSFGQPVNEWLMETLIMLDAAKRASAKRVTVVAPYYPYSRQDKKGRGREPISARLVADMLKVAGADRVMSVDLHAAQIQGFFDGPVDHLFAKPVLLEHFESTLTPEDRETLTIVSPDMGRVRVADTWSDSLGAPLAIIHKRRDPKVANQVSVHEIVGTVEGRTCLLVDDMIDTGGTIVKAAQALKANGARRVIVAATHAVFSDPASERLQDDAIDEVVVTDTIPLTESRQWDGLTILPIAPLLAAAIKQVFEDGSVTSMFGGDA, encoded by the coding sequence ATGGGCCAGAAGAAGAAGCGCGTAGCACTGGATGTCCAGAACGGGGTCGCCCCCGGACTGATCGCGAAGACCAAGAAGCGGCTCGTCGTCGCCGGCGGTCGCTCGCACCCCGAGCTGACGGCCGCCGTCGCCGCCGCACTCGGCCAGGAGGTCGCTCCGGTCGAGCACCGCACCTTCGCCTCGGGTGAGATCTACGCCCGCTTCGAGGTCTCGATCCGCGGCTGCGACCTGTTCATCGTGCAGTCGTTCGGCCAGCCGGTCAACGAGTGGCTGATGGAGACGCTGATCATGCTGGATGCCGCGAAGCGGGCATCCGCAAAGCGCGTCACCGTCGTCGCCCCGTACTACCCCTACTCTCGTCAGGACAAGAAGGGTCGCGGCCGCGAGCCGATCTCGGCGCGTCTGGTTGCCGACATGCTCAAGGTCGCTGGTGCGGACCGCGTCATGAGCGTCGACCTGCACGCCGCGCAGATCCAGGGCTTCTTCGACGGCCCGGTCGACCACCTCTTCGCCAAGCCCGTTCTGCTCGAGCACTTCGAGAGCACGCTGACGCCCGAGGACCGTGAGACGCTCACGATCGTGTCGCCCGACATGGGGCGCGTCCGCGTGGCCGACACATGGTCGGACAGCCTCGGCGCACCGCTGGCGATCATCCACAAGCGTCGCGACCCTAAGGTCGCCAACCAGGTGTCGGTGCACGAGATCGTCGGCACCGTCGAGGGACGCACCTGCCTGCTCGTCGACGACATGATCGACACCGGCGGCACGATCGTCAAGGCCGCGCAGGCGCTGAAGGCGAACGGCGCCCGCCGGGTGATCGTCGCCGCCACTCACGCGGTGTTCAGCGATCCGGCGTCCGAGCGTCTGCAGGACGACGCGATCGACGAGGTCGTCGTCACCGACACGATTCCGCTGACCGAGTCGCGCCAGTGGGACGGGCTCACGATCCTGCCGATCGCGCCGCTGCTGGCGGCGGCGATCAAGCAGGTCTTCGAGGACGGCTCGGTCACGAGCATGTTCGGCGGCGACGCCTGA
- a CDS encoding threonine/serine exporter family protein has protein sequence MGAAGKNWRARLVHAIHVDAASRPETQAMLSIDEMYARRVIELAMRIAESLIAVGAAANEVVLSITRVTAAWGIRPVHVDITFNSIAVSYHGGESDLPFTLIRVVRAPVPDHSKLQQLQALVAQIQAGLDLDEARVRFHVIRRTPFRYRPTVIVLAQGLLAVGVCLLFGAGWMTTLVALLAACGAALTQRWMARMHVPFFFSQAAGALVVTAFAAVTNALRVHEVPLFEGASPGIIVAAGIVLMLAGMSVVAAAQDAIDGFALTAGGRILDLALLTLGVVVGIVGGVSFAQRLGVGFPLSTDPPELGPVTMQLAGVVLIAVTVAVWNGATARTILVSALLGSIAWGGYSAAVAGGIGVALASAIGALIASFIGTLIAHRLHVPSIAVTTAAIVPMVPGSVVYRGLLGIVEAEGEAFPLIVGFSDLFQAVAIGLALASGASLGLVLGAPVRDTLQSVVRRRGRIR, from the coding sequence ATGGGTGCAGCAGGAAAGAACTGGCGCGCGCGGCTGGTCCACGCGATCCACGTCGATGCGGCCTCGCGCCCCGAGACCCAGGCGATGCTCTCGATCGACGAGATGTATGCGCGTCGCGTCATCGAGCTGGCGATGCGCATCGCCGAGTCTCTGATCGCCGTCGGCGCCGCGGCCAACGAAGTCGTGCTGTCGATCACGAGAGTGACGGCGGCATGGGGCATCCGTCCGGTGCACGTCGACATCACGTTCAACTCGATCGCGGTGTCGTATCACGGCGGTGAGTCCGACCTGCCGTTCACCCTGATCCGGGTCGTCCGGGCGCCCGTGCCCGATCACTCCAAGCTTCAGCAACTGCAGGCGCTGGTCGCGCAGATCCAGGCGGGTCTCGACCTCGATGAGGCCCGCGTCCGCTTCCATGTCATCCGCCGCACGCCCTTCCGCTATCGCCCCACCGTCATCGTTCTGGCTCAGGGGCTGCTCGCCGTCGGCGTCTGCCTGCTCTTCGGGGCGGGCTGGATGACCACCCTGGTCGCGTTGCTCGCCGCGTGCGGCGCGGCGCTGACTCAGCGCTGGATGGCACGGATGCATGTGCCTTTCTTCTTCTCGCAGGCCGCCGGCGCGCTCGTGGTCACCGCGTTCGCGGCGGTGACCAATGCCCTGCGGGTCCACGAAGTGCCCCTGTTCGAAGGCGCCAGTCCCGGCATCATCGTCGCGGCCGGCATCGTGCTGATGCTGGCGGGGATGTCGGTCGTGGCTGCGGCGCAGGACGCCATCGACGGCTTCGCACTCACCGCCGGCGGGCGCATCCTCGACCTGGCGTTGCTCACGCTCGGAGTCGTGGTCGGCATCGTCGGCGGCGTCTCATTCGCCCAGCGTCTCGGGGTGGGCTTCCCGCTCTCCACCGATCCACCCGAACTCGGACCGGTCACCATGCAGCTCGCCGGGGTGGTGCTCATCGCCGTGACGGTGGCCGTGTGGAACGGTGCCACCGCGCGCACGATCCTCGTCTCGGCCCTCTTGGGGAGCATCGCCTGGGGCGGGTACAGCGCTGCCGTCGCCGGCGGCATCGGCGTCGCTCTCGCGAGTGCGATCGGCGCGTTGATCGCCAGCTTCATCGGCACGCTGATCGCCCACCGTCTGCATGTGCCCTCGATCGCGGTCACGACCGCGGCGATCGTGCCGATGGTGCCCGGTTCTGTGGTCTACCGCGGACTGCTCGGTATCGTCGAGGCAGAGGGCGAGGCGTTTCCTCTTATCGTGGGGTTCTCCGACCTGTTCCAGGCGGTCGCCATCGGGCTCGCCCTGGCATCCGGGGCATCGCTCGGACTCGTCCTGGGAGCGCCCGTGCGCGACACACTGCAGAGCGTGGTGCGTCGACGCGGACGCATCCGCTGA
- a CDS encoding FAD-dependent oxidoreductase, with protein sequence MITSLTALRQRTLALLGALSMYRLVLFALLALGVIALGLSLAGLVAPSAFEILASFAVLVVAISAVDAAAQRLLHLPWRIESSLVTALILLFVLQPSLTLPGLAGNALGGALAAASKYVIAWRGRHILNPAAFGAAVVTIAGIGTFSSWWVGTPALALPVAVLGLIVLWRTEKVRVVLVFLLVAVGVAVVRQAALAQNAGLSFALSDAIGFALLQSPYLFLGIFMLSEPLTLPPRRWQQFSVAVLVGILAGWPIAIGGLFTLGQERALLIGNLLAFAFAVRTSVRLVLTRREFITPTAQELTFRAKGRLSFIAGQYVELEVPHRNPDARGTRREFSIVSAPADLPTLRIAYKDGDQKHPSSYKRALKAAEPGAVLGVTGTWGDFVLPRGGAPVLMVAAGIGVTPFVSQLRQLQATGVERDIVLVYVASSAAELAFRAELEATGVPTIVFTRDAPADLPAHWSWPRGVRLDAEGLERVVPDLAARHAFISGPPRLIADLAPALHKAHGLTTDAFAGY encoded by the coding sequence GTGATCACCTCTCTCACGGCGCTGCGGCAGCGGACCCTCGCGCTCCTCGGCGCCCTCTCGATGTACCGGCTCGTGCTCTTCGCCCTGCTCGCTCTGGGGGTCATCGCCCTCGGACTGTCGCTGGCGGGGCTCGTTGCCCCGTCGGCGTTCGAGATCCTGGCATCCTTCGCGGTACTGGTCGTCGCCATCTCGGCCGTCGACGCCGCGGCGCAGCGCTTGCTGCACCTGCCCTGGCGCATCGAGTCGTCGCTGGTGACGGCGCTGATCCTGCTGTTCGTGCTGCAGCCGTCGCTCACGCTGCCGGGACTCGCCGGCAACGCTCTCGGCGGCGCACTCGCCGCGGCGTCGAAGTACGTCATCGCGTGGCGTGGCCGTCACATTCTGAACCCCGCGGCGTTCGGTGCCGCTGTGGTCACCATCGCCGGAATCGGTACGTTCTCGTCGTGGTGGGTGGGCACCCCCGCACTCGCGCTGCCGGTCGCCGTGCTCGGACTGATCGTGCTGTGGCGCACCGAGAAGGTGCGCGTCGTACTCGTCTTCCTGCTCGTCGCCGTCGGCGTCGCCGTGGTGCGGCAGGCAGCCCTCGCGCAGAACGCGGGTCTGTCGTTCGCACTGTCGGATGCCATCGGCTTTGCGCTGCTGCAGTCGCCCTACCTGTTCCTCGGTATCTTCATGCTGTCGGAGCCGCTCACGCTGCCCCCGCGCCGCTGGCAGCAGTTCAGCGTCGCCGTACTCGTCGGCATCCTGGCAGGGTGGCCGATCGCGATCGGCGGGCTGTTCACACTCGGGCAGGAGCGCGCCCTGCTGATCGGCAACCTGCTCGCCTTCGCCTTCGCCGTGCGCACATCCGTGCGGCTCGTCCTCACCCGGCGCGAGTTCATCACGCCGACCGCACAGGAACTCACGTTTCGCGCGAAGGGGCGCCTGTCCTTCATCGCCGGACAGTACGTCGAGCTCGAGGTGCCGCACCGCAATCCGGATGCCCGCGGCACCCGGCGCGAGTTCAGCATCGTCTCGGCTCCGGCCGACCTGCCGACCCTGCGCATCGCCTACAAGGACGGCGATCAGAAGCATCCCTCCAGCTACAAGCGCGCGCTGAAGGCCGCCGAACCCGGCGCGGTACTGGGCGTCACGGGCACCTGGGGCGACTTCGTGCTGCCTCGGGGTGGCGCACCCGTGCTGATGGTCGCGGCAGGCATCGGTGTGACGCCGTTCGTCTCACAGCTACGGCAATTGCAGGCGACCGGCGTCGAACGCGACATCGTGCTCGTGTACGTCGCCTCCTCGGCCGCCGAGCTCGCTTTCCGCGCGGAGCTGGAGGCGACCGGGGTGCCGACGATCGTCTTCACGCGCGACGCGCCGGCCGACCTGCCCGCGCACTGGTCCTGGCCGCGCGGCGTACGCCTCGACGCCGAGGGTCTCGAGCGCGTGGTTCCCGACCTCGCCGCACGGCACGCGTTCATCTCGGGCCCGCCCCGTTTGATCGCCGACCTGGCGCCGGCGCTGCACAAGGCGCACGGACTGACGACCGACGCCTTCGCGGGTTACTGA
- a CDS encoding ABC-F family ATP-binding cassette domain-containing protein, whose translation MAHLLGAEGLHLEYPTRVVFDSVTLGIEEGDRIGIVGRNGDGKSSLLAMLAGRKEPDAGRVTVRGGTRIGVLDQADTLDDALTVGTAVVGDTPEHEWAGDARIRDVIAGLVGDLDWEASVSSLSGGQRRRVSLARLLTGDWDIIALDEPTNHLDVEAITWLAGHLKTRWARNAGALMVVTHDRWFLDEICTATWEVHDRIVEPFEGGYAAYILQRVERDRMAAATEAKRQNLARKELAWLRRGAPARTSKPKFRIDAANALIADVPPIRDTVSLQSLAVARLGKDVVDLLDAGVAYGDRQVLKDVEWRIAPGERTGILGVNGAGKSTLLGLVAGTVEPTSGRVKRGKTVQVRTLTQRIDELEQHWTDPVRTVINGLRTSYTFGSGSKAQDLTPGQLLERLGFTSAQLSTPVKDLSGGQQRRLQLLLVLLDQPNVLILDEPTNDMDTDMLAAIEDLLDSWPGTLLVVSHDRYFLERVTDQQYAVLPGPDGSGRLRHLPGGIDEYLRLRAAMPAGERTAHDAASAPAGSALSGAELRAAEKEASMLERKMQKLNDQIDKAKHALADHDQSDYEGLGEKMRAIQAQQDEVEELEMRWFEITEQIG comes from the coding sequence ATGGCACATCTGCTCGGAGCCGAAGGGCTCCACCTCGAATACCCCACCCGCGTCGTCTTCGACTCCGTCACTCTCGGCATCGAGGAGGGCGACCGCATCGGCATCGTCGGACGCAACGGCGACGGCAAGTCGAGCCTGCTCGCGATGCTCGCGGGCCGCAAGGAGCCCGATGCGGGCCGCGTCACCGTGCGCGGCGGAACACGCATCGGTGTGCTCGACCAGGCCGACACACTCGACGACGCCCTGACCGTGGGAACCGCCGTCGTCGGTGATACCCCCGAGCACGAGTGGGCGGGGGATGCCCGCATCCGCGACGTCATCGCCGGGCTGGTCGGCGACCTCGACTGGGAGGCCTCGGTGTCCTCGCTCAGCGGTGGTCAGCGCCGCCGCGTCTCACTGGCGCGACTGCTGACCGGCGACTGGGACATCATCGCGCTCGACGAGCCCACGAACCACCTCGACGTCGAGGCGATCACGTGGCTGGCCGGGCATCTGAAGACCCGGTGGGCGCGCAACGCCGGGGCGCTCATGGTCGTCACCCACGACCGGTGGTTCCTCGACGAGATCTGCACAGCCACCTGGGAGGTGCACGACCGCATCGTCGAGCCCTTCGAGGGTGGCTACGCCGCGTACATCCTGCAGCGCGTGGAGCGCGACCGGATGGCCGCCGCGACCGAGGCCAAGCGCCAGAATCTCGCCCGCAAAGAGCTGGCCTGGCTGCGTCGTGGCGCGCCTGCGCGCACGAGCAAGCCGAAGTTCCGCATCGACGCCGCCAACGCGCTCATCGCCGATGTGCCGCCGATCCGAGACACCGTGTCGTTGCAGTCGCTCGCCGTGGCACGGCTGGGCAAAGACGTCGTCGACCTGCTCGACGCCGGTGTCGCCTATGGCGACCGCCAGGTACTCAAGGACGTCGAGTGGCGCATCGCGCCGGGCGAGCGCACCGGCATCCTCGGCGTCAACGGGGCCGGCAAGTCGACGCTGCTGGGCCTAGTGGCCGGCACCGTCGAACCGACCAGCGGTCGCGTCAAGCGCGGCAAGACCGTGCAGGTGCGCACCCTGACCCAGCGGATCGACGAGCTCGAACAACACTGGACCGACCCCGTGCGCACGGTGATCAACGGGCTGCGCACGTCGTACACCTTCGGCAGTGGGTCGAAGGCGCAGGACCTCACCCCGGGGCAGCTCCTCGAGCGGCTCGGATTCACCTCGGCGCAGTTGTCGACCCCGGTGAAAGATCTATCGGGTGGACAGCAGCGCCGACTGCAGCTGCTGCTCGTGCTGCTCGACCAGCCCAATGTGCTGATCCTCGATGAGCCGACCAACGACATGGACACCGACATGCTCGCCGCGATCGAGGACCTGCTCGACTCGTGGCCGGGCACACTGCTCGTGGTCAGCCACGACCGGTACTTCCTCGAGCGCGTCACCGATCAGCAGTACGCCGTGCTGCCGGGCCCCGACGGCTCAGGGCGCCTGCGGCACCTGCCCGGCGGGATCGACGAGTATCTGCGCCTGCGTGCGGCGATGCCCGCCGGCGAGCGGACGGCGCACGATGCCGCATCCGCTCCGGCCGGGTCGGCGCTGTCGGGGGCCGAGTTGCGCGCCGCTGAGAAGGAGGCGTCGATGCTTGAGCGCAAGATGCAGAAGCTGAACGATCAGATCGACAAGGCCAAGCACGCGCTCGCCGACCATGACCAGTCCGACTACGAGGGTCTGGGCGAGAAGATGCGCGCGATCCAAGCGCAGCAGGACGAGGTCGAAGAGCTCGAGATGCGCTGGTTCGAGATCACCGAGCAGATCGGCTGA
- the glmU gene encoding bifunctional UDP-N-acetylglucosamine diphosphorylase/glucosamine-1-phosphate N-acetyltransferase GlmU, producing MTQNPLAIIVLAAGQGTRMKSRRPKVLHEIGGRPLVGHVLTTARALGAEHIEVVVRHERDQVVAAITEQYPEAIVVDQDDIPGTGRAVQVALDALPADFDGDVLVLSGDVPLLQAGTLEALVAGHRAASAAATLLSAHLDDPTGYGRIIRGADGVVERIVEQKDASADEAAVTEINAGVYVFRAPALRTYLARVDQNNAQGEMYLTDVIGLLRGAAEKVAAELADDVTSTFGINDRAQLAEAGRVLNQRIVRHWQREGVTIVDPATTWIDDDATLAPDVTILPNTQILRATVIAAGATIGPDTTLVDCEVGEDAVVRRSDANLAVVGANATVGPYSFLRPGTVLGESGKIGAYVETKNAQIGEGSKVPHLSYVGDATIGRGVNLGASTITANYDDVNKHRTEIGDEVHTGSHTVLVAPIRLGAGAKTGAGAVVRKDVPAGALAMSIAPQRNIVGWVEKNRAGTGAADAAARERAAE from the coding sequence ATGACGCAGAACCCACTCGCCATCATCGTTCTCGCTGCAGGGCAGGGAACGCGCATGAAGTCCCGTCGGCCCAAGGTGCTGCACGAGATCGGCGGGCGGCCCCTGGTGGGGCACGTCCTGACCACCGCCCGCGCGCTCGGTGCCGAGCACATCGAGGTCGTCGTCCGTCACGAGCGCGACCAGGTCGTCGCCGCGATCACGGAGCAGTACCCCGAGGCGATCGTCGTCGATCAAGACGACATCCCCGGTACGGGGCGCGCCGTGCAGGTCGCTCTCGACGCGCTGCCCGCCGATTTCGACGGCGATGTGCTCGTGCTCTCGGGCGATGTGCCCTTGCTGCAGGCGGGCACGCTCGAGGCCCTCGTCGCCGGACACCGCGCGGCATCCGCCGCCGCCACCCTGCTGAGCGCGCACCTCGACGACCCCACCGGGTACGGTCGCATCATCCGCGGTGCGGACGGCGTCGTCGAGCGCATCGTCGAGCAGAAGGACGCCAGCGCCGACGAGGCCGCGGTCACCGAGATCAACGCCGGCGTGTACGTGTTCCGTGCCCCGGCGCTGCGCACCTACCTGGCCCGCGTCGACCAGAACAACGCGCAGGGCGAGATGTACCTGACCGATGTGATCGGTCTGCTGCGCGGCGCTGCCGAGAAGGTCGCCGCTGAACTCGCCGATGACGTCACCTCGACGTTCGGCATCAACGACCGCGCCCAGCTCGCCGAGGCCGGCCGGGTGCTGAACCAGCGCATCGTGCGGCACTGGCAGCGCGAGGGCGTCACGATCGTCGACCCGGCGACCACCTGGATCGACGACGACGCCACGCTGGCCCCCGATGTGACGATCCTGCCGAACACCCAGATCCTGCGTGCGACGGTCATCGCCGCCGGCGCCACCATCGGTCCCGACACGACGCTGGTCGACTGCGAGGTGGGCGAGGACGCCGTTGTGCGCCGCAGCGACGCCAACCTCGCCGTTGTCGGCGCGAATGCCACGGTGGGCCCCTACTCGTTCCTGCGCCCCGGCACCGTGCTGGGCGAGAGCGGAAAGATCGGCGCCTACGTCGAGACCAAGAACGCCCAGATCGGTGAGGGAAGCAAGGTTCCGCACCTGTCGTACGTGGGTGATGCCACCATCGGACGCGGCGTCAACTTGGGCGCGAGCACGATCACCGCCAACTACGACGACGTCAACAAGCACCGCACCGAGATCGGTGACGAGGTGCACACCGGATCTCACACGGTGCTCGTCGCGCCCATTAGGCTGGGAGCAGGTGCAAAGACCGGCGCCGGCGCCGTCGTCCGCAAGGATGTGCCCGCCGGTGCGCTGGCCATGAGCATCGCCCCCCAGCGCAACATCGTCGGGTGGGTCGAGAAGAACAGAGCAGGCACGGGTGCAGCTGATGCGGCGGCCCGCGAACGAGCGGCGGAGTAG
- a CDS encoding FAD:protein FMN transferase: MTWRFDAIGTRWEIETDQPLSSQLQGRVTATVERFDREWSRFRADSVVSSLRRGGTVDAPPDAGVMLDGFRELSRVTDGAVNPLIGLGLEALGYDAAMSLQSGRPESAPADWESILTWTPTTLTMHRPGVIDVGALGKGRLVDLVAADLRDLPGRTIIDASGDLLVRGGAALVALEHPYDPTSAIGVVEVAGRALCASAVNRRVWGDGLHHVLDARTGVPVRTWAATWAIADDAMRADAVATALFFDGGPGLAGAWGVDWVRMTTDGRVERSAAFAGELFT; this comes from the coding sequence ATGACCTGGCGGTTCGATGCGATCGGCACACGCTGGGAGATCGAGACCGACCAGCCGCTCTCGTCACAGCTTCAGGGGCGGGTCACGGCGACGGTCGAGCGGTTCGACCGGGAGTGGTCGCGGTTCCGCGCCGACTCGGTGGTCTCATCGCTGCGTCGCGGGGGGACCGTTGATGCGCCACCGGACGCCGGCGTCATGCTCGACGGGTTCCGTGAGCTCAGCCGTGTAACCGACGGCGCCGTCAATCCGTTGATCGGTCTGGGCTTGGAGGCACTCGGCTATGACGCGGCGATGTCGTTGCAGTCCGGTCGCCCAGAGAGCGCCCCGGCCGACTGGGAGAGCATCCTCACCTGGACGCCGACGACGCTCACGATGCACCGACCCGGCGTGATCGACGTGGGCGCGCTCGGCAAGGGACGCCTTGTCGACCTCGTCGCCGCAGACCTGCGGGATCTGCCGGGACGCACGATCATCGACGCCTCGGGAGATCTGCTCGTGCGCGGCGGAGCGGCGCTCGTCGCGTTGGAACACCCCTACGACCCCACAAGCGCGATCGGTGTGGTCGAGGTCGCAGGCCGGGCTCTGTGCGCGTCGGCGGTGAACCGGCGGGTGTGGGGCGATGGGCTGCACCATGTGCTGGATGCCCGCACCGGGGTGCCCGTGCGCACCTGGGCCGCCACGTGGGCCATCGCCGACGACGCCATGCGGGCCGACGCCGTCGCGACCGCCCTGTTCTTCGATGGGGGCCCGGGCCTTGCCGGTGCATGGGGTGTGGACTGGGTGCGCATGACCACCGACGGCCGGGTCGAACGCTCAGCGGCCTTCGCCGGCGAGCTGTTCACGTAG
- a CDS encoding FMN-binding protein, with amino-acid sequence MNAHHAARTGTALLGAAGVLLLSGCAGGGAADAGDPSPISTDATAPYADGTYAAEGAYQTPETVENISVTLTLSDDVVTDVEVVGDPTAPESTRYQGQFIDGIAAEVVGKKLDELDVDRVAGSSLTSGGFNQALVRIKEEAVISAADNGDADTETE; translated from the coding sequence ATGAACGCACACCACGCCGCTCGTACCGGAACCGCGCTGCTCGGGGCGGCCGGGGTCCTGCTGCTGTCCGGCTGCGCCGGTGGAGGGGCCGCCGATGCCGGCGATCCCTCTCCGATCTCGACCGATGCCACCGCACCGTACGCCGATGGCACCTACGCCGCTGAGGGTGCTTACCAGACGCCCGAGACGGTCGAGAACATCTCGGTGACGCTCACCCTGAGCGACGACGTCGTGACCGACGTCGAGGTGGTCGGCGATCCGACGGCGCCCGAGAGCACGCGCTACCAGGGCCAGTTCATCGACGGCATCGCCGCCGAGGTGGTGGGTAAGAAGCTCGACGAGCTCGACGTCGACCGCGTTGCCGGTTCGTCGCTGACCAGCGGCGGTTTCAACCAGGCCCTCGTGCGGATCAAGGAAGAGGCCGTGATCTCCGCCGCCGACAACGGCGACGCAGACACGGAGACCGAGTAG